Genomic DNA from Oscillospiraceae bacterium:
ACCGTATCAGCTTTGTCTGTCAAATCATAAGGTATTTGACACAGCTTTAGAAAGCGTAAAAAAGCTGCTGCGTGAGAATCCCGGCGCGAGAATAATATCAGTTTCTCAGAATGACGGAGGAAATCCGTGCGTCTGTCCGGCCTGCTCCGCGTTTGACCGTGATCACGGAGGCACGCCATCGGCAAGCATTATCAACTTCGCAAATATGATCGCCGAAGCCATAGAAAATGAATTTCCGGATGTCCTTGTCGATACTCTTGCTTACCAGTATTCACGCTCCGCTCCTGAGGGAATTGTGCCGCGCGAAAATGTCATAGTCAGACTTTGTTCAATCGAATGCTGTTTTTCTCATCCGATTGACGACTGTCGCCGGACAGCGCGCGTCGCGTGGGATTCGGCTGTAAGCAAAAAATCGTTTCCGGAAGATCTTAACGAGTGGGGATTGATCTGCAAGCACATTCATATATGGGATTATACCACTGATTATTCGCATTACCTTTCAGTGTTTCCTAATTTCAATGTGTTGAGGCAGAATGTCGGATTCTTTGCGGATAATTCAGCTGTCGGCATATTTGAGCAGGGTAATTATTCCTCAATAAGCGGCGAATTCGGCGAATTGAAAGCATATCTGCTTTCAAGGCTTTTATGGAATCCTTATATGACCGAAGGCGAATATTCCGGCTATATCGACACGTTTTGCAATGCGTATTACGGCGCGGGAGGAAAGTACATCCGCGAATATATCGATTTTTGCCACAGTCGGGCAAGAGATGTTCATTTTGGTATTAATCATGATCCTCTCGCTATCATACCGTATGAAACGGAAAGCGACAAATACGCGGGAGAGAGCTTTTTGAAAATAGCCGAAGAGCTCTTTGACTCCGCAATGAAAGCTTCAGATGACGAGATAATAAGATCACGCATAGCGAAAAGCGCGGTGCAGCTTGTTTATTACGGCGCGTTGCTTGACGATAAACGGCAAAACCACGAAAGGCTTGAAGCCGCCAACCGTATTCTTTATGATTTATTGATGAAATTCGGCATTACTCATATTTCCGAGTGGGGACATCTCAGACCCGAAAATGAAATAGATTTTACAAAATCGCCCGTATATTTTATGGGCTGATATCCGGAGGATGAAGTGAATAGTTTTGTTGAGCTTATTAGTAAAGGATATATACGTGAACAAATCGTTTCTGCAGGCGGCGGGATATGGAGCATTGTCCTGGCTGAGGCCCTGTGCGCGATTATTGGATATCTGTTCGGAAGCATTAACACCGCACTTATAGTTTCGCGAGCTTTTTACGGCTCCGATGTGCGTGAATACGGCAGCGGAAACGCCGGTATGACAAATATGTTTCGTACCTACGGAAGCAAGGCCGGAGTGTTTACGCTTTTGGGGGATATGGCAAAGGCAGCAATCGGAGTTTTCATCGCAATGCTGCTCATGGGTCAGCCGGCAGGATATATTGCCGGGCTCGCATGCATGATAGGTCATACCTTTCCGGTGTTTTTCGGATTCAGAGGCGGAAAAGGTGTGGTTGTGGCGGCGACGACAATTCTCGTGGTCGATCCACCCGTATTTTTATGCGTGATAGCTATATTCATCGGCGCAGTTATGATCACAAAGATCATGTCAGTCGGCTCAATAACGGCCGCGTTTTTCTTCCCGATGATCCAATATGCATTTCATATCCAAAGACCTTATTTTCCTACGGTCGTCTGCTCGATATTAATGTGCTGTTTTGTCATCGCGGCACATAGACCAAATATACAGCGGCTTTTGAAAAAGGAGGAAAAACAGTTTTCCTTCCGCAGCCGTCCGCTTATAACGGCAAACGCAGACGTGTTGGAACCTGTCAGGCAGGATAAAGCTGTCGGTCCATATAATAGCGGTATTTCTGTCGGCACAGCCCCAAAATCATATCCTGCTCGTACCGGCATAAAGGATCCGAACTCAAGCAAAAAAAAGAACAAAAAGAGTAAAATGAAAAAGAATAAAAAGGATGGGAAAAAGTTTTGATCGTTTCCATGCGGCAATGTGGCGGATATTCTGATCATACCGCAGTTAAAGCTGCGTTGAAGCTCGCGATATGCGATGCGCTCGGAGGTGCGGATGAGCTGGGCGAGCTGATCGCCCGGAAAGGCGGATATATCGCCGTAAAGCCAAATCTCGTATCAAAAAAGCTGCCCGAGCACTGCGCGACGACGCATCCCGCGCTGCTTGCGGCGCTTTTTGAAATTTTAAAAGAATATACGGATAGTATTATTTTAACGGAATGTCCGGGCGGGCCGAATACGCATGCCTTGCTCGACGGAATATATAAAACAACCGGCATCAAAGAAGTATGCGATAAATACGGTGTCAAGCTTAATTACGATATGACATCCTTCGAAAGAGAAACGGAAAACTCTCTTGCGGTAAACCATGTGGGGATACTCGGAGCCGTCGCGCAGGCCGGTGTTTTTATCAATTTTGCCAAGCTGAAATCTCATTCGCTCACAACCATGACCGGAGCGGCCAAAAATCTTTACGGCTTGATTCCGGGTCTTACAAAGGTTGAATATCACGCGAGATTTGATACTATAGAATCATTTACGCGTCTTATATGCGATATAAACCGCGCCGCGCCGCCGGATATTTCAATTGTTGACGCGGTAATGGCGATGGAAGGCAACGGACCGACCGGAGGAAGCCCAAAGAAGGTCGGCATAATCGCGGCGTCAAAAGATGCCTTTGCTGTGGATTATGCGCTCTGCCGCGTTATAAGCTTTGATCCTGCTTCTGTGCCGATATTGAAATGCGCCATGGACAATGAAATTATTAATCCTGTAAAAATTGAAATTCGCGGCGACATTCCGGAAAATTATAAAATATCTGATTTCGCGCTGCCGGATAGCAGAAAGCAGGGTATTATCGCAAGGCTTCCTTCGATAGGTGGCGGCAAGCTCAGAGAATGGCTCGCGCCCAGGCCGGTTATTAACCGCAGTATTTGCGTCGGATGCGGTGAATGTATACGGCTGTGCCCCAAAAAGACGATTTCGCTTATCGAATACCATGGCAGGCGCATAGCGAAGATAGATAAAAGTAATTGCATACGGTGTTATTGCTGTCAGGAGCTATGCCCCAGGAAAGCAGTTGACATAAAAACGAATCCTCTTTTAAAAATATGAAAAAACAGGAGCTGTTTATAAAAGCCCCCGCGAAAATCAATCTTTCTCTTTTACTTACGGGACGCCGCGCCGACGGATATCATCTGATCAGCTCCGTTATGCAGCTTGTCTCGCTTTATGATACAATAACAATTCAAAAAAGGACGGCTTCCGGAATTGAAATAATTACGGAGTCGCCCTTAATTCCGTGCGGAGAAAAAAATACATGTTATAAAGCGGCGGCATCATATTTTAAGACTGCCGGGATTGACAACGCAGGGATAAGTATAAATATTAAAAAAATGATCCCGGAAAGCGCCGGTCTTGCGGGAGGAAGCAGCGACGCGGCCGCGGTCATAAAAGGATTGGAGCGGATTTACGGCGCTTTCGAAGGCGATCATCGAAAGCTTAATGAAATTGCGCTTTCTATTGGAGCGGATGTGCCGTTTTGTATGAATTATCTGTCCTCCTGCTGTATCTGTGAGGGAATTGGCGAAATTATGACGCCTGTTTCACGGAATAAACAAATGACAAAGATATACGCCGTTATCGCAAAAAAAACGCGAGGGCTCTCAACGCCGTCCGTTTATGCGCGTTATGACGCATTGAACAAGCCGGCAACGTCCGAAAGGGACGCGAAGCTTCACGCGGAAATGCTTGCGCATGCCGTGAGCGAAGGCGAGCCTAGAGATATTGCGGCGCTTTTGAAGAATGAGCTTTACGAAGCCGCCATTTGTATCAAACCCGAAATAGCATGCCTTATCGGCTCTATGATGTCCTTGGGAGCTCTCGGTGCGTCTATGAGCGGATCGGGCAGTGCGGTTTTTGGCATATTTCCGAATATAAAGACGGCAAAGCAATGCGAAAGCATATTGCGAGCTGACAGAATCACCGCTTATTGTGTCAGATTTATATAAATGAAAAAACACGAAAGCCGCGGTAAAAACCGCAGGTTTCGTGTCAGTCCAAAGGCAAATTAAAATGTATAAGGTTGATAATCAGTCCTCAACCTTGATAACTTCTCTCCCGTCGTAATTACCGCAGGACGAGCATATTCTATGCGGAAGGATATAAGCACCGCATTTTGCGCATTTTGTCAGTGTTGGAGCGGAAAGCTTCCATACACTGGAGCGTCTTTTGTTTCTTCTTGCCTTCGAGGTTTTTCTCTTCGGTACAGCCATGTGAACACCTCCTAATGTGTGTATTCAATATATAAATACTCTATATTGCTATTTGAAAAATTCTCCGAGCCCGGCGAGTCTGGCATCGCGTTCGGCTTTGGAGCAGGAGCAGTCTCCGGAATTTAGATTTTTGCCGCATTTTGGGCAGATTCCTTTGCAATCCTCTTTACAGAGGAAACGCATCGGCAGATTCAGGAACAGGGATGACGAGACCGCTTCTGACAAATTGATCTTTCCTTCAGGAGCAAGCACGAATTCGTCAGTGTCTTCGTTGTCAAGCGAGACAGCTACGGGATAAGTAAAATCGAGGTTATCGTTCCGGTTTATTTGAGATAAGCATCTTGCGCAGACGGCGGTATATCTGACGGAAATCGTAAGGCTGAGAAGCATATAACCGGAATTATTGTTTGCGGTCGCGAAGACTCGGACGGGCTCGGCGCAGACGATCTCTAAACCGGAAAAATCAAATTGATAAACCCGCTCGGTTGATATGGATTTTTGTTCCCCCGATAAGATCGGCGAAATATCAAATATTGCGTCGTCGGATGGATACATTTAATCAATACCAATACCTTTCTGATATAAAAAGCCGCAGAGAACATTATACACAATCTGACGGGCTTTGTCAATATCACAGTTGAATATCAAAGCGAAATTTTAAAAAAAATCAAGAAAAAATTATGAAAATCAAAAACAACAGCCTAAATGATAAAAAACATACGCATATTAAGGTCATATTATTGGCGGCGATGCTTTTTGCGGTAATTTATATAATTGCCGGACTTTATGAATCGTGTTTTATTTCCGTGAAAAAGTACGAAATATATTCGGATAAGGTTTCTTCCGCAGTCAGGATTGTAAATCTTTCAGATATTCACGATTCGACATCTGAGGGAAGAAAAGAGCGGATATTGTCAGCAGTTGAAAATCTCGTTCCTGATATTGTAACATATTCCGGCGATATATCTCATTATGGCGTTGTGTCAGATGGAACATATGATCTTATGGCTGATTTGGCAGATATATATCCGTCTTTTTTTGTAACGGGGAATCATGAATACATCGGAACGGAAGGAAACGAAAATAAAATAACAAAAAGAATCAAAAGCTTCGGAGTTTGCGTGCTTGACGGTGAAACGGAGATTGTAAAAATCGGTTCTGATTCCATATGTGTTTGCGGAGTGCCGGATATAGTTAGCAAAAAAGAAATACTTTCGTTGTTGCTTGCCGATGCGTCTAAGAAAGCGGAGACAAAATATTTCACGCTGCTTCTTTCACACAGGCCGGAGCTGATTTGGCTTTATTCCCGTTATTGTTTTGATCTTGTTCTGTGCGGTCATGCCCACGGAGGTCAATGGAGATTTCCGCCGTTCATAAACGGGATTTACGCGCCTGATCAGGGTATATTTCCACATTATACGGGTGGAACGATATATAATTACGAATATCGCGGAAGGACAACTGAAATGATAGTAAGCCGCGGGCTTTCTGACGGAAAACGTATGTTCAGGTTTTATAATCCTCCCGAAATTGTTTGCATCGACATCTTGCCTAAACGGTAATTATTTGGTATAATAAATACAGGTACAAAAAAATATAGTTATATTATTAAAAAGTTGAATCATGCTGTTAATTGCGGTATTAATAAGGATAAGGGAAAATGAAAAACGAGACCATCATTGAAACACAGCATAAAATGGATTCGGGCGGCTCTAGGGGCGGGAAAAAGTCGATTATTGTGA
This window encodes:
- the ispE gene encoding 4-(cytidine 5'-diphospho)-2-C-methyl-D-erythritol kinase, encoding MKKQELFIKAPAKINLSLLLTGRRADGYHLISSVMQLVSLYDTITIQKRTASGIEIITESPLIPCGEKNTCYKAAASYFKTAGIDNAGISINIKKMIPESAGLAGGSSDAAAVIKGLERIYGAFEGDHRKLNEIALSIGADVPFCMNYLSSCCICEGIGEIMTPVSRNKQMTKIYAVIAKKTRGLSTPSVYARYDALNKPATSERDAKLHAEMLAHAVSEGEPRDIAALLKNELYEAAICIKPEIACLIGSMMSLGALGASMSGSGSAVFGIFPNIKTAKQCESILRADRITAYCVRFI
- a CDS encoding metallophosphoesterase; the encoded protein is MKIKNNSLNDKKHTHIKVILLAAMLFAVIYIIAGLYESCFISVKKYEIYSDKVSSAVRIVNLSDIHDSTSEGRKERILSAVENLVPDIVTYSGDISHYGVVSDGTYDLMADLADIYPSFFVTGNHEYIGTEGNENKITKRIKSFGVCVLDGETEIVKIGSDSICVCGVPDIVSKKEILSLLLADASKKAETKYFTLLLSHRPELIWLYSRYCFDLVLCGHAHGGQWRFPPFINGIYAPDQGIFPHYTGGTIYNYEYRGRTTEMIVSRGLSDGKRMFRFYNPPEIVCIDILPKR
- a CDS encoding DUF362 domain-containing protein — translated: MIVSMRQCGGYSDHTAVKAALKLAICDALGGADELGELIARKGGYIAVKPNLVSKKLPEHCATTHPALLAALFEILKEYTDSIILTECPGGPNTHALLDGIYKTTGIKEVCDKYGVKLNYDMTSFERETENSLAVNHVGILGAVAQAGVFINFAKLKSHSLTTMTGAAKNLYGLIPGLTKVEYHARFDTIESFTRLICDINRAAPPDISIVDAVMAMEGNGPTGGSPKKVGIIAASKDAFAVDYALCRVISFDPASVPILKCAMDNEIINPVKIEIRGDIPENYKISDFALPDSRKQGIIARLPSIGGGKLREWLAPRPVINRSICVGCGECIRLCPKKTISLIEYHGRRIAKIDKSNCIRCYCCQELCPRKAVDIKTNPLLKI
- a CDS encoding DUF4838 domain-containing protein codes for the protein MKIISGGTTDYRIVIPECPTQSERFAADELAKYFFRITGVSMTVCDENAPLWDKEIVIGRAGIMDSGIDFPELGEEGYALKSLDEKFYIAGGTRGVIYGVYSLLEDLLGCGFFAPDCECVPKLEELSLPETDIKIIPVFSFRDAYWHSAFDTDYAVKRKLNNASGRPIPDSCGGGVSYAGSFVHTFNHLVDPDIYFESHPEYYGLTESGERKPYQLCLSNHKVFDTALESVKKLLRENPGARIISVSQNDGGNPCVCPACSAFDRDHGGTPSASIINFANMIAEAIENEFPDVLVDTLAYQYSRSAPEGIVPRENVIVRLCSIECCFSHPIDDCRRTARVAWDSAVSKKSFPEDLNEWGLICKHIHIWDYTTDYSHYLSVFPNFNVLRQNVGFFADNSAVGIFEQGNYSSISGEFGELKAYLLSRLLWNPYMTEGEYSGYIDTFCNAYYGAGGKYIREYIDFCHSRARDVHFGINHDPLAIIPYETESDKYAGESFLKIAEELFDSAMKASDDEIIRSRIAKSAVQLVYYGALLDDKRQNHERLEAANRILYDLLMKFGITHISEWGHLRPENEIDFTKSPVYFMG
- a CDS encoding DUF177 domain-containing protein, with the translated sequence MYPSDDAIFDISPILSGEQKSISTERVYQFDFSGLEIVCAEPVRVFATANNNSGYMLLSLTISVRYTAVCARCLSQINRNDNLDFTYPVAVSLDNEDTDEFVLAPEGKINLSEAVSSSLFLNLPMRFLCKEDCKGICPKCGKNLNSGDCSCSKAERDARLAGLGEFFK
- the plsY gene encoding glycerol-3-phosphate 1-O-acyltransferase PlsY → MNSFVELISKGYIREQIVSAGGGIWSIVLAEALCAIIGYLFGSINTALIVSRAFYGSDVREYGSGNAGMTNMFRTYGSKAGVFTLLGDMAKAAIGVFIAMLLMGQPAGYIAGLACMIGHTFPVFFGFRGGKGVVVAATTILVVDPPVFLCVIAIFIGAVMITKIMSVGSITAAFFFPMIQYAFHIQRPYFPTVVCSILMCCFVIAAHRPNIQRLLKKEEKQFSFRSRPLITANADVLEPVRQDKAVGPYNSGISVGTAPKSYPARTGIKDPNSSKKKNKKSKMKKNKKDGKKF
- the rpmF gene encoding 50S ribosomal protein L32; this encodes MAVPKRKTSKARRNKRRSSVWKLSAPTLTKCAKCGAYILPHRICSSCGNYDGREVIKVED